Below is a window of Nocardia asteroides DNA.
GGTGCCGGGCAGATTCGCGGCGAACGCGGCGATGTCGACCAGCAGCGACTCGTGGACCGGCCTGCCCGCCCAGCCCCACAGGACGGTGCGCAATTTCGGTTCGGCGTGCAGGCAGATGCCGTGGTCCACGCCGTAGACCTGGCCGTCGACCCCTTCGAGGGCGTGCCCGCCCTTGCGGTCGGCGTTGTTGAGCAGCAGGTCCAGCACCGCCATCCGCTGCAGCCGCGGGTCATCGGCGTGGATGAGCGAGACCTCGTTGCCCTCGCCGTCCAGGGCGCGCAACACCTCGCAGAAGCCGTCCGGCACGGTGCCCGGCCTGCACAGATCGACCAGGTCCAGCCGCGGCTTCGGCTCGGTGTGGTGGTCGACCGCGGTCACCCAGCGCTGCACCATGCCCGGCCCGAACGGGCCGTCGCGCAGCACCGTCTCGGGGATGACGCTCCAGCCGAGGTGCTCGGAGATCAGATACGAGGCCACCTCGCGACCGGCGAGGGTGCCGTCGGGGAAGTCCCACAGCGGACGTTCCCCGCGCACGGGCTTGTACACCACGCGCAGCGGGGCGCCGTCGGGTTCGGGTGCGGCGATCTCGCACACCAGCGTCAGGTTGCTGGCGACGCCGACCCGGCCGACGATGTCCAGTTCGCCTGCGGTGAGTGCGGTCACCGGGTCACTCCTCGTCGAGCTCGGCCGCGCCGAAGATCTCGCCGCGCTTGTAGCCGTTGGTGCGCACGCACATGTGCCCGCGCGCCGAGAGCGGTTCCCCGCACAGCGGACACGGCGGACGGCCCGCCGCGATCACCCGCGCCGACCGCAGCGCGAACTCACGTGCCTGGATCGGGGTGAGAAACACCCGCACCGCGTCGGGACCCTCCTCGGTGTCGTCGAGCACCACCGATTCGTCGACCTCGGTCTCGGTGATCGCCAGCAGTTCCACCACCACCGCGCCCGCGTCGGCGTCCCAGCCCAGTCCCATGGTGCCGACCCGGAATTCGGTGTCGATCGGCGTCACCAGCGGATCAACGTCGCGGACGTCGTCGCCCTGGGGCGGCACGTCGGCGCCGAAGCGGCGCGCGACCTCATCGAGCAGCAGACCCATCCGGTCGGCGAGCACCTTCACCTGCTGCTTCTCCAGCAGCACGCTGACCACGCGCGGTTCCTGCACGGCTTGCAGATAGAACGAACGATCGCCCGGTTCACCGACGGTCCCGGCGACGAAACGATCGGGGGTGCGGAATACATGGATTGCGCGTGACACATGCACCTCCTGATACGTGACCCTGGTCGACACTCACGAACACATTCCCTCTAAGGAGAATCGCGGTGTCCCGCATTCCCATTATCCGCGCCTGCCGCGGTGGGCACCTCTCCGCCGGGAGCCGGCGCCGCGGTGACGGCGAGCGCGGACAGGTCGGCGCCGGTGTCGTTGAACTTCCACACCGACGGCCCGGTGGGGCTGTAGCGGACGACGCTGATCGAGGCCGGCTCCACCGCGATCCGCTGGAAACTGTCCAGATGCAGGCCGAGCGCGTCGGCCAGGATCGATTTGATGATGTCGCCGTGAGCGCACGCCACCCAGAGCACGTCACGGCCTGCCTGCTCGGCCAGGCGGCGTTCGGTGTCGCGGATCGCGGCGACCGCACGCTGCTGGACCTGGGCCAGGCCCTCGCCACCGGGAAACACCGCGCCGGAGGCGTGCCGTTGCACGACCTTCCACAGCGGTTCGGTGAGCAGTTCGGCCAGCGGCCTGCCGGTCCAGTCGCCGTAGTCGACCTCGATGAGCCGTTCGTCGTGCTCCGGTTCGAGGCCGAGTTTCTCGGCGAGCGGGGCGACGGTGTGCTGGCAGCGCAGCAGCGGCGAGCTGGCGATGTGTTCGATCGGCAGGGTGGCCAGCCGGTCGGCGACCGCGGCCGCCTGCTCGGCGCCGCGCTCGGTGAGCTCGACTCCGGGGCTGCGGCCCGCCAGGGTTCGCCCGATGTTGGAGGTGGACACTCCGTGCCGGAGCAGGATCACCGTCATGGGACCAGCCTAACCATCGCCTGCCGGGTCGCTCAGGTCGCCGAGACGACGCCGGCGGCGAGCAGGGCCATCATCGTCAGGCCGAGGATGATCCGGTACCCGACGAACCAGTAGAACGAGTGCTTGGCGACGAACTTGAGCAGCCAGGCCACCGAGGCGTAACCGACGGCGAACGCGAGCACCGTGGCCACCAGCAGCTGCGGGCCGCTGGCGTTGAGGCCCTCACCGGCGGGTTCGAACGCGTCGGGCAGGCTGAACAGGCCCGACGCGGTGACCGCGGGGATGGCGAGCAGGAACGAGAACCGCACGGCGGCTTCGCGCTGCAGGCCCAGGAACAGACCCGCGGTGGAGGTGGCGCCCGAGCGGGACACACCGGGGACCAGCGCCAGGCACTGGGCCAGACCCATGATCAGGCCGTCGCGGGTGGTCAGCTGCTCGATCGGGCGGATCTTGCGGCCGTAGTGCTCACCGGCGGCGATCACGAGCGCGAACGCGACGAGCATGAACGAGACCAGCCACAGGTTGCGGGCACCGGTGCGGATCTCGTCCTTGAACAGGAAACCGAGCACGCCGATCGGGATGGTGGCGATGATCACGTACCAGCCGATGCGGTAGTCCAGTTCGCGCTGGGTGTCGCGTTCGTGCGCCTCGCGGGCGCTGCGGTCCATCACCGGCAGCTTGGTGGTGACCCGGTCGCCCACCGCGACCGCCTGCTGGGATCGTTCCTGCCAGCGCAGGCGCAGGGTGGTGAACCAGGCGATGATGATGCGCCAGATGTCCTTGGCGAAATACACCAGGACCGCGAGCTCGGTGCCGAGCTGGGTGACGGCGGTAAACGAGGCGCCCGCGTCCGCGCCGAAGAACACCTCGGAGACGATGCGCATATGCGCCGAGGAGGAGATCGGCAGGAACTCGGTGAGTCCCTGCACCAGTCCGAGTACCAATGCCTGGAACCAGGTCATCGACTCGCCCACCGTGTCCTCCTGCTGCCTCGCGCCCGAAAGACCGCGTCCTCCTGGGCTTTTGCCTCATCGCCGGGCCCGTGGGGGCCGCGACCTCGCAGCGACCCTACCCGTCGCCGGGGATCGGCGTCGCCCGCCCACCGCGAGAGCGGATTCACACCCGCGGCCCGGCGGGTCGCCGCCGGAGGACTGCGTGGGGCGCCCATTAGGCTGGGCGCCGTGACGAAAACGGCGGCGTGCTGATGGAACAGCGGACGGTGGGACGCAGCGGCCTTCGGGTCTCGCGGATCGGCCTGGCGACCCACACCTGGGGGACCCATACCGACGCCGACGAGGCATCGGTGCAGTTGGCGGCGTTCACCGAGGCCGGTGGCACGCTCGTCGACACCTCCCCCGTGTACGGCAACGGCACCGCGCAGCGGATCCTGGCCGATCTGCTCGGCGATCTGGTCGCCCGGGACGATCTGGTGCTCAGCGGCAGTGCGGGCGTCGTCCTGCACGCGCCCGGCGCCGGGGTCGGCGACAGTGTGCCCGCGCCCGCGGCGACCGGCCCCGTGGTCGACACCTCGCGCCGCACGCTGCTCGCCCAGCTCGATCACACGCTGCGCGAACTGGGCACCGACCACCTCGACATCTGGAGCGTCGCGGCCTGGGACCCCTACACGCCGCTGGACGAGGTGGCCGCCACGCTCGAGACCGCCGTGCGTACCGGTCGCACCCGGTACGCCGGCGTGCGCGGATTCGCGGCCTGGCAGCTGGCGAGCCTGGCGGCGATCGCGCCGATCACCGCGGCCCAGACCCCGTACTCGCTGCTCGCGCGCGGTACCGAATCCGATGTGATTCCCGCGGCCCGCCACCACGGGGTGGGGATCGTGGCCTCGGCACCGCTGGCGGGCGGCATCCTCACCGGCAAGTACCGCGACGGTGTGCCCGCCGATTCGCGCGGCGCCGACGAGGCGACCGCCGCCGAGATCCGGCGCAGGCTCGACGACGAACGCGCCACCCGGGTGGTCGACGCGCTGGTGACCGCGGCCGACGGCCTGGGCACCTCGCCACTGGCGGTGGCGCTGGCCTGGATCCGGGACCGCCCCGGCATCGCCAGCATGATCGTCGGCGCGCGTGACATCGGCCAGCTCACCGGGGTGCTGGCCGCCGAGACCCTGGAGTTGCCGCGCGCGATCGCCGCGGCACTGGACGATGTGAGCGCCCGTTCCGAATGATGGCTAGCCTTACCTGCATGAGACTGCGTGGTGTGCTGACGGCCCTGCTCGCGGCGACGGTGCTGACCGGCGCCGTCGCCTGCACCGACGGCAACACCGCATCGACTGCCGGCACCGGCGGTCCTGCCACCGCCCGGCTGACCGACCTCGACCCGGTCCCCCTCGGCGCCCCGCCTGCCCCGGCCCTGCCCGCGACGGTCCGTTCCTTCGACGGCACCGAGGTGACGGTGACCGACGCGTCGCGCATCATCGCCGTCGACCGGTACGGCACCCTCGCCCAGACCGTGTACGCGCTCGGGCTCGGCGCGAACCTGGTGGGTCGCAGCACCTCGGCCTCGTTCCCGGCCGTGGCCGGCGTGGCGAACGTGGCGGGCGGCAACGGCAGCCTCAGCGTCGAAGCGGTGCTGGCCCTGCGCCCGTCGGTGTTCCTCACCGACACCACCAGCGCCGCCCCCGCCGTCCGCGACCAGCTGCGCGCCGCGGGCGTCACCGTCGTCTACTTCGACCCCGACCGCACCATGGACGGTGTCGTCCCGCAGATCGAGGCCGTGGCCGCCGCGCTCGGCGTCCCCGAGGCGGGCACCCGGCTCGGACAGCGCACCCGCGACGAGATCACCGCGGCCACCGCCGCCGTGCCGAAGCAGGACCCGAAGCCGACGATCGCGTTCCTGTACCTGCGCAGCACCGCGATCACGATGATCGCCGGTCGCGGGTCGGGCGCGGACTCGCTGATCACCGCCATCGGCGGCGTCGACGCCGGGACCGCGGCCGGAGTGAACGAACCGTTCACCGCCATCACCAGCGAAGCGATGATCGCCGCGGCGCCCGACGTGCTGCTGGTGATGTCGGACGGCCTGAAGTCGGTCGGCGGCATCGACGGCCTGGTGAAGGTCCCCGGCATCGCCCAGACACCCGCCGGACGCAACCGCCGGGTCATCGACATGTCCGACGCGGTGCTGCTCAGTTTCGGTCCCAATACCGGCCGTGTCATCACCGCCCTGTCCGACGCCGTCTACGGCAAGCCCGCATGAGCGATGCCCCCGACGTGACGACCTCGGCACACCCGCCGCGGATCGACGACGCCACCCCCGATCCCCTGCCGCACCCCAAGCACCGCGCCACTCGCGTGACCGTGGTGTTCGCCGTGGCGCTGCTGGCGCTGCTCGTGCTCGCGCTGGTCTCGGCGGTGCTGGGGCAGGTGCCGACCACCGCGGCCGAGGTGCTGGGCAGTGTCGCGCACCGGATCGGACTCGATCTCGGTCCGCTGCCCGCCCATCCGGCGGGTGAGGTGGCCCTGTGGGAGGTGCGGTTCCCGCGGGTCGTGCTCGCGATCCTGGTCGGGGCGGTGCTCGCCACGGCGGGGGCGCTGCTGCAGGGCGTGTTCGCCAATCCACTGGCCGAACCGGGCGTGATCGGGGTGTCGGCGGGTGCCGCGGTCGGCGCGGGCACGGTCATCGTCGTCGGTGGCGCGTTCGTGGCGGCCTGGTCGGTGGCGGCGGCCGCGTTCGTCGCCGGGCTGATCACCACGGCGCTGGTCTATGTGCTGTCGCGTTCGCACGGGCGGACCGAAGTGGTGACGCTGATCCTGACCGGCGTCGCGATCAACGCCTTCGCCGGCGGGCTGATCGCGCTGCTGCTGTTCGTGGCGTCGCCCGCCGCCCGCGACCAGATCGTGTTCTGGCAGCTCGGCAGCCTCAACGGCGCCACCTGGCCGTCGGTGGCGATCGTGGCGACGCTGGCCTCGGTCGGGTTGCTCGCCGCGATTCTCATCGCACCGCGCCTGGACCTGCTGGCGCTGGGCGACTCGGCCGCGCGGCACCTGGGCGTCGACGTGGAACGGCTGCGCAGGCAGGTGATCGTGGTGGTGGCCGTGCTCACCGCGGCGGGCGTGGCGTTCAGCGGCATCATCCTGTTCGTCGGGCTGATCGTGCCGCACGTGGTGCGGATGCTGGTGGGCCCCGGTCACCGCGTGCTGGTGCCGTTGAGCGCGGTGCTCGGCGCGGTGGTGCTGCTGGGCGCCGATGTGCTCGCGCGCACGCTGGTCGACAATGCCGACCTGCCGCTGGGCATGCTGACCTCGCTCATCGGCGGCCCGTTCTTCTTCTGGCTGCTGCGGCGCACCCGCGCCAGGGCGGGAGGCTGGGGATGACCGACATCCGCCCGCACGATCCCGCCGTCGTCACCACGCCGCGCGCCCCGCGCACGCGATCGTGGCGCAGCGTGTTCGCCCGCACCCCCGAAGTCCCCACCCGGCCGGAGCCGGGCACGGTCACCCTGCGCGCGACCGGGCTCACCGTGCGGCGCGGCACCCGGACGGTGCTCGACGACGTCGACTTCCAGGTGGCCGCGGGCGAGATCGTCGCGCTCGTCGGTCCCAACGGCGCCGGGAAGTCGAGTCTGCTGGCCGCGCTGGCGGGCGAGCTGGACGCGACCGCGGGCACGGTGAAGCTCGAGGGACACGCCCTGTCGCACTGGACCCACGCCGATATGGCGCGGCGGCGCGCGGTGCTGCCGCAATCGCACGCGGTCGGGTTCCCGTTCACCGCCAGGGAAGTCGTCGCCATGGGTCGCGCGCCCTGGCTGCACACTCCCGCCGCCGACCGCGACGACGAGCTGATCGCCGCCGCGCTGGCCGCCACCGATGTGACCCATCTGGCCGGCCGGGTGTTCCCGTCGCTGTCCGGCGGTGAGCGGGCGCGGGTGGCGCTGGCGCGGGTGCTGGCCCAGGACACCGCGACGCTGCTGCTCGACGAGCCCACCGCCGCCCTCGATCTCGGTCACCAGGAGGCGGTGCTGCGCCTGGCCGCCGACCGGGCCCGCGCGGGGACGGCGGTCGTCGTGGTCGTGCACGATCTCGGCGTGGCCGCCGCCTACGCCGATCGGGTGAGCGTGCTCGACGACGGCCGGATCGCCGCCGACGGACCGCCACGCGAGGTACTCACCCGGGAGCTCCTCACCCAGGTCTACCGGCATCCGGTCGACGTCTTCGATCACCCGGCCACGGGTGACCAGCTGGTATTGCCCGAACGCGGCCGCCGCTGAACCCCGATTGCCCACGGCGGCAACATCTCCCACACGCCGGTTATTGACCCCAAGGTCCATAACCGGCTACGGTAGGCGCATGGCCAGGCCCCGCAACTTCGACGCCGACACGGTGATCGAGCGCGCGATGGACCAGTTCTGGTCCCACGGCTACGCCAACACCTCCCCCGCCCAGCTCGCCGAGGCCACCGGCATCGGAAAAGGCAGTCTGTACAACACCTTCGGCAGCAAACGCGCGCTGTTCGACCAGGCGCTGCAACGGTACGGCCGCAGCGGTGTCGCCCTGGCCGAGGACTACATGTCGCGCCCCGGCAGCACCCGCGACTGCCTGCGCGCCTACCTCCGCGCCGCGGTCGATCTCGACTTCGCGACCCCGATCCGGCGCGGCTGCCTGGCCGTGAACACCGCGGCCGAGTTCGGTGGCCAGGATCCCGCGATCACCGCGGCGATCCGCGACATCGAACAGCGGATCGTAGCCGTGCTGGCGGCCCGCATCGAGCAGGGCCGCCGCGACGGCGACATCGACGCCGACGTCGATGCGTCCGCGGTCGCCACACTGTTGTTCACCACCAGCATCGGGCTGCGGATGATGGCCAAGACCAACGACGCCCCCGCGCTGTACCGCCTCGTCGACCTCACTTTGACCGTCCTCTGATTTCCGCCCGTCGACCGGGCGGTTTTCGACTGCCCATATTTTTGACCTGTAGTTCAAGAAAGGCATGTTCATGGATCTCGCACTCACCGGCAAGACCGCCGTCGTCACCGGCGCCTCCCGCGGCATCGGCCTCGCCGTCGCCGAAAGCCTCGCCGCGGCGGGCGTCCGCGTCGTCGGCGCCGCCCGCACCATCACTCCCGAACTCGAAAAAGTCTCGGCTGCTACGGTTTCCGCCGATCTCAGCACCCGCGAAGGGACCGTCCGGGTCATCGAGACCGCCCTCGCGGAAGTGGGCGGGATCGACATCCTGGTCAACAATGTCGGCGGTGGCGACCCGGAGTGGCTCGACCTCGACGGCTTCCTCGCCGGCACCGACGAGCAGTGGCGCCACTACCTCGACGTGAACCTGTTCAGCGCGATCTGGGCCACCCGCGCCGCCCTGCCCAGCCTCCTCGAGCGGCGCGGCAGCATCATCAACGTGTCCTCGATCAACGCCCACGTCCCCGGCTCAGGCCCGGTCGGCTACAGCGAGGCCAAGGCCGCCCTGGCCGCCTTCGGCAAACGACTCAGTGAAGAGTTCGGTCCGCAGGGTGTGCGCGTCAACACCGTCTCCCCCGGCCCGGTCGCCACCAGGATCTGGCGCGACGAACACCGCATCGGCGCCAAACTGGCCGCCGCCCAGGGCATCACCCAGGACCAATTCCTCGACGCCCTCCCCACCAGCTTCGACATCGCCTCCCGCCGCATCACCGAACCCGACGAAGTCGCCGCCCTGATCACCTTCATCGCCTCCGGCCTGGCAGGCAACATCGTCGGCGCCGACCTGGTCATCGACGGCGGCATCATCAAGACAACCTGACCACGCGCCATGGTCCCGTCCGGCCCGTCGGCCGGGCGGGACCGGTCTGCCGCTAGCGCCAGATGATCTTGAGGAGGGCTGGGGTGAGGACCATGCGGATGATGGTGGCGTCGATGATCAGGGCGACGATCATGCCGTAGGCGATGTATTTCATCAGGACCAGGTCGGAGAAGCCGAACGCGCCGGTGACGACGATGAGGATGGCGGCCGCCGAGGTGATCACGCCGCCGGTGTGGGCGACGCCGTAGCGGATGGATTCGGTGGCGTCGGCGCCCGAGGCGCGTTTCTCGGCGATGCGGGAGAGCAGGAACACCTCGTAGTCGGTGGAGAGCCCGAAGATCACGGTGACGATCAACGCCACCACCGCGAACATCAGCGGCCCCGGCGTGAACGCGAACACCCCCGCGCCGTGGCCCTCGACGAAGATCCAGGTGAGCACGCCGAGGGTGGAGACGAGACTGAGCGCACTCATGGCGACCGCCTTGAGCGCCAGGATCACCGACCGGAATGCGATCACCATCATCGCCAGCGCCGCCGCCATCAGGATGGCCAGCAACAGCGGCAGGCCGTCGATCAGCCCGTTGATGCTGTCGCGTTCCAGCGCCGGGATACCGGCCACCATGATCTGCACGCCGTCGGGTTCGCGCAGGGCGCGCAACGCGTCGATCACCGCGTCGGCCCGGCGTTTGTCCTCCAAGCCGGCCGAGAGCACGTTGACGTCGTCCTTGGTCGGCGCCGCCGGTTCGAATCGCCCGGTCAGCCCGGGCACCTGGTTGGCCTCGTAGCGGATGTCGCTGAGCTGCTGCGGCGAGGCGCCGACCACGACCAGCTTCAGCGGCTCGGTGCGGAAGCCGGGGAAGAGCCGGTCGAAATCCTCCTGCGCCACCCGGGCCGGATTGTCGGCGGCCAGGTACTTCTCGCTGATGCCACCGAACTCGATGTGGCGCAGCGGAATGCTCAACGCCAGCAACCCCAGCACGATCGGGATCACCACCGCCCACGGCCGCCGCATCGCCCACTGCGCCAGCCGGGAGAAGAACCCGGCGTCGATCTCGGCCTCGGTCTTGCTGCGCGAGAACCGCTTCCAGCCCAGGAAATCGATGCGCCGGCCCGCGATGCTCAACGCCGCGGGCAGTGCGGTCACCGACAGCAGCGCGGCCAGCATCACCGCCGAGATGCCGCCGTAGGGCACCGAGCGCAGCACGCCGTTGGGGAAGATGAACAGCGCGCCCAGGCTGATCGCGATGATGGCCGCCGAGAACAGCACGGTCCGGCCCGCGGTGGCCACCGTCCGGGCGGTGGCGTCCTCGACGCTGTGCCCGGCCGCGAGTTCCTCCCGGAACCGGGTCACCGTGAACAAGCCGTAGTCGATCGCCAACCCCAGGCTGACCAGCGTCATCACCGCACTGGCGAACACGTTGACCTCGATGTGGGCGGTGAGGACGCGCAGGATGCCGGAGGTGCCAAGGACGGTGAGCCCGCCGATCATCACCGGCAGCAACGCGCCGATGACGCCGCCGAACACGAAATACAGCAGGATCGCCACGATCGGCAGCGCGATGAGCTCCGCGCGCCGGATGTCGTGCTGCATCCCGATGTTGATCCCCTCGACCACCGGCTGCAATCCCGCCAGCTGCACCGTGGTCCCGCCCGGTCCGCCGCCGGGGATCTCGGCGTTCAAGTGCGGTTTCAGGGCCAGGTAGTTGTTGACGGTCGCCGTGCCGCCACCGCCGGCCAGGCCGATGCTGGCGAAGGCGTGTTTCTTGGTGGGGTCGGAGGCGTTGGCCGAGAACGGACTGTCCCAGTAGCTGTCGATCTTGTGGATGTGCTCGCCGTACCGGGCGCGCAGATCGGCCAGCGCCGCCGTCACCGGGCCGCGGACGGCGGGATCGTCGACCGTGGCACCCTCGGGGGCGGTGTAGATGACGATCAGGTCGCCGTCGGTGTCGCGGCCGAAGATGTCGTCGGCCAGCTTCGAGGCGGCCACCGACTGGCTGGATTCGTCGAACCAGCCCTCCTGGGTGTAGCGACCGGCCAGGTCCCGCCCGAACCAGCCCGAGATCAGCACGGCCAGCACGAACCCGCCGAGCACGAGGTACCGGTGGCGGTGGACGAACCGGCCCCACCGCATCGAACGAGATTCCCGCATGGTCAGCCGCAGGCGGCGGTGCGGTAGTCGGCCGAGCGCAGGATGCCGCACAGGTCGGTGCGCGAGATCTTCCACTTACCGTCGAGCAGCACGAAATGCACGATGGTGGTGCGGATATTGGTGCCCGACCCGTCCTTGTCCAGGCGCATCGTGGCGGTGAGGGTGCCGTCGCGGTTGTCGAAGACCGGATCGACCACGCCGTACACGGCGTGCGGGTTGTCGCGCAGCGCCTTGTACATGTCGGGGATGGCGTCCTTGAACGCGGCGCCGTCCTCGATCAGGTCGGTGCGTTCGACATCGGGCAGGTTCGGGTCGAGCGCGCGTTTGATCTGCGCGTCGAGTTCGACCGCGGTCGGCAGCGGCACATTGGCCTTGCTCGACGACACCGCGGCCGACGCGGACAGCGAGGCGTTGGCCGCGGACCGCGCGGCATCGACCGAGGCCTCGTCGGTCCCACCACCGCAGGCGGTGAGCGCGATCAGAGCCGTGAGGCAGGCGGTGGCCGTGGCGGCCCTGGCGACAAGTGTGGAAGACATCACCATCTACATACCATCAATGACGGCACTGATCCGGCCCAGGATGCTGCGCACCGTCGTGGTGTCCTTGGGCGCGGCGCCCGGGACCGGGACCGCGTCGTGGAGCAGATCGCGCACGAACGCGCTCACGCTGCGTTCGTCGCCGAGGTCGATATCGGTGACCTGACCGCGCGCGACGGCCACCACATCATCGGGTCCGGGGACGGTATCGCCCAGGTCGGCGCGGTAGATCTGCACGGTCAGGGTGGCGCGGTGGGTGCGGAAGGTGAAGGGGCTGCCGTCGTCGGTGGTGCCGAATCCGTGGGCGAAGGGACCGACGGAGATGTCGTCGATGCCGAAACCCGCTGTCGTCCGGTCGGTCATCGCGCTGGTCTCCTGCCCTGTCCTCGCAATCAGTTTTGTCGACACGTCAACAGTAACCCGCGTCACCGACAGTCCCGACGCGCGCCACCCGGTCGGAGCTACCGGTGAGTCATCATGGTCAGATGGTGATCAGCGGTCACCTCGTGAGATTAGGAGTTCGGTGCATGCGCCCACGTGGCTCGGTCGTCACAGCGCTGGTCGGCGCGGCGGCACTGGTGGTGCTGACCGGATGCTCCGGTGAGGACTCGGGCCCCGACGTACCGACCCGCGAACCCGCCACCGCCGCGGTTTCCCCCGCTACCACGAGCACGCCCGCGGGCCGGGTCTCCCCCGCTCCCGCGACCAAGGCGCTGCTGTCGGA
It encodes the following:
- a CDS encoding MMPL family transporter, encoding MRWGRFVHRHRYLVLGGFVLAVLISGWFGRDLAGRYTQEGWFDESSQSVAASKLADDIFGRDTDGDLIVIYTAPEGATVDDPAVRGPVTAALADLRARYGEHIHKIDSYWDSPFSANASDPTKKHAFASIGLAGGGGTATVNNYLALKPHLNAEIPGGGPGGTTVQLAGLQPVVEGINIGMQHDIRRAELIALPIVAILLYFVFGGVIGALLPVMIGGLTVLGTSGILRVLTAHIEVNVFASAVMTLVSLGLAIDYGLFTVTRFREELAAGHSVEDATARTVATAGRTVLFSAAIIAISLGALFIFPNGVLRSVPYGGISAVMLAALLSVTALPAALSIAGRRIDFLGWKRFSRSKTEAEIDAGFFSRLAQWAMRRPWAVVIPIVLGLLALSIPLRHIEFGGISEKYLAADNPARVAQEDFDRLFPGFRTEPLKLVVVGASPQQLSDIRYEANQVPGLTGRFEPAAPTKDDVNVLSAGLEDKRRADAVIDALRALREPDGVQIMVAGIPALERDSINGLIDGLPLLLAILMAAALAMMVIAFRSVILALKAVAMSALSLVSTLGVLTWIFVEGHGAGVFAFTPGPLMFAVVALIVTVIFGLSTDYEVFLLSRIAEKRASGADATESIRYGVAHTGGVITSAAAILIVVTGAFGFSDLVLMKYIAYGMIVALIIDATIIRMVLTPALLKIIWR